The following nucleotide sequence is from Salvia miltiorrhiza cultivar Shanhuang (shh) chromosome 7, IMPLAD_Smil_shh, whole genome shotgun sequence.
TCGAAGCTTGTAGAGAAAGTGAATCGGAAGAAGAAGGAAAAGTATGGGTATTTGTTGGAATTTGATTCAGCTGAGGGGAATTCCGGGAACAAGTTGATTGAGGATGGGAATAAACGGGAGAAAAGTAATACCGATGGCTATGGAACATCGGATCAGCCGGTGAGTACGTTGGAAGGGTGGAAATACACAGCCAAAAACTTGTTGATGTATCATCCTGCTGATAGAGGCGAGGTGCCTTTGACCGAGGAGGAGAGAGCCTTGAGGCTGAAGGCGATGACAAAGGAGATTAGCAGACCAAATACGAGATTCCATGCAAAAGCTATGGATGCTGATGAAGTGCAGGATGATGACTCTGTTGTTGTGCTTTATGCACCTGTTGCTGGGGGTACTCCAGTTGCAATAAGCAGTAGAGATATTGATAAAGTGAAGAGGTATGATTTGGAGGATTTGAAGAAGACCCCAAACAGATTCTATGCAGAATCTGAGAAGAAGGCAGATAATGGATATAGTTTTGTGAAAACGCCATCCCCAGCCCCGGGGCTTGATGAGTCGCCTCTTATAACCTGGGGTGAAATTGAGGGGACTCCCCTGAGGTTGGAGTCAGAGGACACACCGATTGATATTGGGGGTAGTGGGAACGGGCCACAGTTTAAAATTCCGATGCCCCCTTCAAGGGATATGAAAGCACATTCTTTGTCGAGGGAGGCTGCAAGGAAGCTCAGGGAGAGGTCAAAGATGTTTCAGAAACCACCACTGCATTCACCAGTCAGAGGAGGAAGCGCAAGTCCAAGTGGACGGATACTTTCACCTGCTGCCCAGAAGTTTATGAGGAATGCTATTGCTAAGTCTTCGCGTTCTATTGATGAATCCCTCAGAGCAAGTTATCGCAGTGGGAGCCCCGGATTGAGCACTCCTAAAAGTGGGAGAAGTATGTCTAGGTTGGGAAGAGATGACAGCGTAGGTTCCAAGTCGCCTTCTGTAAGAGAAGGCTCTGATCCACCGTGGTAATCCGGTCTCTACGTCTTCACTTCTTGAGTTCTTCTATTGTTACTAGAGGCAATGATCTTACCGTATGCTAGTAGTTGTCTATCAAAATTATGGGGCCTTGATTCAAATAGTGAAGAAGATTAGCTCTTCAATTTGTTGTCCTTCTATGTTTATTTGATAGGTCTCTATCATTACATTTGCCTTTTCATGTTGTAAAATGACGAGTGTTATGCAATGCAATAACCTTGATTGCCAAAATGAGATTGAGATTGGAAGTACCAAGGTTGTTGGAAGTATTATTTGGTAATTTGCTTAATGCTTGATTTCTCTGATATTTCCATAGCTTTGTGGGAAACAAATGCATTATATTCAAGAAAATATTGAAAGCCTATGAACTTTTTGTTGTGGATGTTGAGTTTTT
It contains:
- the LOC130995734 gene encoding uncharacterized protein LOC130995734, which codes for MLLSPGHSPRHLSTPSPAPSDANLNPNSSDLNSSTPDFATRKRRRGPAVLDEDAYVAAIEKIIERDFFPDIPKLRDRLDWLQAIRSRDPVLIRDAQLKILERRRIRKGEKSAADASLRSATATPGSSFLRNSSITPSLYNEHKENLASDKIDGGDDGGEEQVDVSVSLDEFFRRYTSEDNESFSKLVEKVNRKKKEKYGYLLEFDSAEGNSGNKLIEDGNKREKSNTDGYGTSDQPVSTLEGWKYTAKNLLMYHPADRGEVPLTEEERALRLKAMTKEISRPNTRFHAKAMDADEVQDDDSVVVLYAPVAGGTPVAISSRDIDKVKRYDLEDLKKTPNRFYAESEKKADNGYSFVKTPSPAPGLDESPLITWGEIEGTPLRLESEDTPIDIGGSGNGPQFKIPMPPSRDMKAHSLSREAARKLRERSKMFQKPPLHSPVRGGSASPSGRILSPAAQKFMRNAIAKSSRSIDESLRASYRSGSPGLSTPKSGRSMSRLGRDDSVGSKSPSVREGSDPPW